Proteins encoded together in one Musa acuminata AAA Group cultivar baxijiao chromosome BXJ3-6, Cavendish_Baxijiao_AAA, whole genome shotgun sequence window:
- the LOC135641495 gene encoding pentatricopeptide repeat-containing protein At3g13880-like, producing the protein MRPAQMIIRQHTCRCLEGFPKHVSLYRSPKQHLSTFFPTQIQIPSPPTLSQPMYSELLLSATKSLSLIHGKEVHAHIIKACFTPCMFLQNVLLNMYCKCGDMSLAQRLFDTMPTRDTISWNSLITGYSQVGVCRKSLDVFNEARSVQTKLDHFTYASALSVCSRIGDLKMGKVIHGMVLVSGFYQRVFLTNSLIDMYSKCGGISDASLVFDSSSELDDVSWNSMISAYVRIGWDEETLRNFAKMHRLGIKPNPFALGGVFKSCSSLSNSVILGKMVHGCVIKVGLDSDVFVGSAMIDLYAKNGLLSEAVMVFNSVPDPNVVVFNSMIAGFSRLETDGNNEHNYEAVCLFSEMQRRGMRSSKFTFSSVLRACNFPHDFELGKQIHGQIFKNNLKRDEYIGSALIEMYSSSGSIEEGFKCFHSVLKQDIVTWTSMISGCIQVDHFEWALSLFHDLLGIGIKPDHFTLSCLMSACANLAVARSGEQIQCYAIKVGFNWFTIINNSQIFMYARSGDVDAANQTFQEMENRDVVSWSAMISSHAQHGCASDALMLFKEMEGCKVSPNHVTLLGVLTACSHGGLVDEGLRYFERMKVDYNLYPNAKHCACIVDLLGRAGRLVDAEKFILDSCFHDDPILWRALLGSCRVHKDTEMGTHAAERIMELEPHAPASYVLLYNMYLDAGRKSFAMRARDLMKERGVKKEPGLSWIEIGASVHSFVAGDNSHPESHAIYDKLEEMLSKIEKMGYIKMEALEINGSSPKQNGSFVNHHSEKLAVALGMIRLPQLAPIRVMKNLRVCVDCHTAMKLFSESEKREIVLRDPFRFHRFRGGLCSCGDYW; encoded by the exons ATGAGACCAGCACAGATGATAATAAGGCAGCATACTTGCAGATGCCTTGAAGGATTTCCCAAGCATGTTAGCTTATACAGATCACCCAAACAACACTTGTCCACCTTTTTCCCAACCCAAATCCAAATTCCCTCTCCACCCACACTGTCTCAACCCATGTACTCTGAACTCCTCCTATCTGCCACAAAATCCCTGTCTTTGATCCATGGGAAGGAAGTCCATGCCCACATTATCAAGGCCTGCTTCACACCTTGCATGTTTCTGCAGAACGTTCTCCTTAACATGTACTGCAAATGCGGCGACATGTCCCTTGCACAGCGCCTGTTTGACACAATGCCTAcaagagataccatctcttggaaTTCGCTTATTACTGGGTACTCTCAAGTTGGAGTGTGCCGCAAGTCCTTGGATGTTTTTAACGAGGCAAGGAGTGTGCAAACTAAGCTGGATCATTTCACCTATGCTAGTGCACTGAGTGTGTGCTCTCGAATTGGGGACCTGAAGATGGGGAAAGTGATTCACGGGATGGTTTTAGTTAGTGGATTTTATCAGCGTGTTTTCTTGACTAACTCACTTATTGATATGTACTCGAAATGTGGTGGGATCAGTGATGCGAGTCTTGTTTTTGATAGTTCAAGCGAATTggatgatgtttcttggaattctaTGATCTCAGCCTATGTTCGGATTGGTTGGGATGAGGAGACACTCAGGAATTTTGCCAAGATGCACCGGTTGGGAATAAAGCCGAATCCATTTGCTCTTGGTGGTGTCTTCAAGTCTTGCTCAAGCCTTAGCAATTCAGTTATACTTGGGAAGATGGTTCATGGGTGTGTAATTAAAGTTGGTTTGGACTCCGATGTATTTGTGGGCAGTGCAATGATAGACTTGTATGCAAAGAATGGCCTCTTGAGTGAAGCAGTCATGGTCTTTAACTCCGTGCCTGATCCTAATGTTGTTGTGTTCAATTCCATGATTGCTGGGTTTTCCCGGTTGGAGACAGATGGAAATAATGAACATAATTATGAAGCCGTATGTCTCTTCTCCGAGATGCAAAGGAGAGGAATGAGATCTTCAAAGTTCACGTTCTCAAGTGTGCTGAGAGCTTGTAACTTCCCCCATGATTTTGAGCTGGGGAAGCAAATACATGGACAAATTTTCAAGAATAACCTCAAGCGTGATGAGTATATTGGAAGTGCACTAATTGAGATGTATTCGAGCTCAGGTTCCATTGAGGAAGGATTCAAATGTTTCCATTCTGTGCTTAAGCAAGACATTGTCACCTGGACATCCATGATATCTGGATGTATCCAGGTAGACCATTTTGAGTGGGCACTGAGCTTGTTTCATGATTTGTTGGGCATTGGCATAAAGCCTGACCACTTCACTTTATCATGTTTGATGAGTGCCTGTGCAAATTTAGCTGTGGCAAGGTCTGGAGAGCAGATCCAGTGTTATGCCATTAAAGTGGGATTTAATTGGTTCACCATTATAAATAACTCCCAGATATTTATGTATGCAAGGTCAGGAGATGTTGATGCTGCCAATCAGACATTTCAGGAGATGGAGAATCGTGATGTAGTGTCATGGTCTGCAATGATCTCAAGCCATGCACAACATGGTTGTGCAAGTGATGCTCTGATGCTTTTCAAGGAGATGGAAGGTTGCAAGGTTTCCCCAAACCATGTTACTTTGCTTGGTGTTCTTACTGCTTGTAGTCATGGAGGACTGGTTGATGAGGGACTCAG GTATTTCGAGCGCATGAAAGTAGATTACAACTTGTATCCAAATGCAAAGCATTGCGCCTGTATTGTTGACCTCCTCGGACGTGCTGGGAGGTTGGTTGATGCCGAGAAATTCATACTAGACTCATGTTTTCATGATGATCCTATCCTATGGAGGGCTCTGTTGGGTTCTTGCCGAGTTCACAAGGACACTGAAATGGGTACACATGCGGCAGAACGAATAATGGAGCTTGAGCCTCATGCCCCTGCCTCATATGTGCTACTTTACAATATGTACCTCGATGCAGGAAGGAAATCCTTTGCGATGAGGGCAAGAGATTTAAtgaaagaaagaggagtgaagaaGGAACCAGGTCTTAGCTGGATTGAGATTGGTGCATCGGTTCATTCTTTTGTGGCAGGTGATAATTCCCACCCTGAAAGTCACGCAATATACGATAAACTAGAAGAAATGCTGTCCAAAATAGAGAAGATGGGTTATATCAAGATGGAGGCTTTGGAGATCAATGGTTCCAGTCCAAAACAGAATGGAAGTTTTGTGAACCATCACAGTGAGAAGTTGGCAGTAGCACTTGGAATGATTCGTCTACCCCAGTTGGCGCCAATTCGTGTTATGAAGAACTTGAGGGTGTGTGTGGACTGTCACACAGCAATGAAATTGTTCTCAGAGAgtgaaaagagggagattgtcctCAGAGATCCTTTCCGGTTCCATCGGTTTAGAGGTGGCTTATGTTCTTGTGGGGACTACTGGTAA
- the LOC135641497 gene encoding psbP domain-containing protein 4, chloroplastic-like, producing the protein METTLCSSCSFSVTYAPRHQLHPKRCSAVAANGGGLRGDGNRATGLFGRRCALASSLSLVSGMVLGSPGDGSAVTQGLLAGRIPGLSEPDENGWRQYRRPDDKSGGHGVGWSPIIPYSFKVPDGWQEVPVSIADLGGTEIDLRFASSKEGRLFVIVAPVRRFADIEGEAEIEMIGPPDKVISAFGPEVIGENVEGKVLSMEVAEHSGRKYYQFELEPPHVLITATAAGNRLYLFNVTGSGLQWKRHYKGLKQIADSFRVV; encoded by the exons ATGGAAACCACCCTTTGCAGTAGCTGCAGCTTTTCTGTGACGTACGCACCCCGACATCAGCTCCATCCGAAGAGGTGCAGCGCAGTAGCAGCGAACGGAGGTGGACTTAGAGGGGATGGGAACAGAGCCACGGGGTTGTTTGGGAGAAGGTGCGCGTTGGCTTCTAGTTTGTCGTTGGTTTCCGGGATGGTGTTGGGATCTCCTGGAGATGGGTCGGCAGTGACGCAGGGTCTCTTGGCCGGGAGGATCCCCGGCTTATCTGAGCCTGACGAGAATG GTTGGAGGCAATATCGTAGACCGGATGACAAATCCGGAGGCCATGGAGTGGGTTGGAGTCCAATAATCCCATACAGCTTCAAAGTTCCAGATGGCTGGCAAGAG GTTCCCGTATCAATTGCAGACCTCGGTGGCACAGAGATTGATCTAAGATTTGCAAGCTCCAAGGAAGGCCGACTGTTTGTTATCGTAGCTCCTGTTCGACGATTTGCCG ACATCGAAGGAGAAGCAGAAATCGAAATGATTGGACCACCGGACAAGGTCATCAGTGCTTTCGGCCCAGAAGTAATTGGTGAAAATGTAGAAGGTAAAGTATTGAGCATGGAAGTAGCAGAACATTCAGGAAGGAAATATTATCAATTTGAATTGGAACCACCTCACGTCCTAATCACAGCTACGGCTGCTGGAAACCGACTCTACTTGTTCAATGTAACAGGAAGCG GTCTTCAGTGGAAGAGACACTACAAGGGTTTAAAACAGATTGCAGACTCTTTTCGTGTCGTCTAG
- the LOC135641496 gene encoding uncharacterized protein LOC135641496, with protein MACMLGSTSILPRRHTTTPVSLFDWGKRRKAEEKPPHKYHDIDLPFSRSLVANTHLRGRELKCCYRASIDGFSAVDFHRCCDFKGPCLVVGYTTTSFKFGAFNPEGYRSTDDYYDTFDAFLFYWKEAGGSAAADDPVTLPKVGGSGAAIFDYARGGPQFGADGLLIGPPLTPVMGVFTGPDASSGVGDLRQAKSRLGLSYAKREDGKESVFGDVPKATLVEVQVFCCPQIASLY; from the exons ATGGCTTGCATGCTTGGTTCCACTTCCATCCTCCCGAGAAGGCATACAACAACGCCTGTAAGCCTCTTTGACTGGGGGAAGCGCCGGAAAGCAGAGGAGAAACCTCCACACAAGTACCATGACATCGATCTCCCCTTCTCTCGATCACTAGTGGCCAACACGCACCTGAGAG GTAGGGAGCTGAAATGCTGCTACAGGGCCTCCATCGACGGCTTCAGCGCCGTCGACTTCCACCGCTGCTGCGACTTCAAGGGCCCTTGTTTGGTGGTGGGCTACACCACCACGTCCTTCAAGTTCGGAGCATTCAACCCCGAGGGATACAGGAGCACCGACGACTACTACGACACTTTCGACGCCTTCCTCTTCTACTGGAAGGAGGCCGGTGGCTCTGCAGCAGCGGACGACCCGGTCACACTGCCCAAGGTCGGCGGCAGCGGCGCCGCTATTTTCGATTACGCGAGAGGCGGCCCGCAGTTCGGAGCTGACGGCCTACTCATCGGCCCGCCGCTTACGCCGGTGATGGGTGTCTTCACGGGGCCGGACGCAAGCTCCGGCGTCGGTGATCTGAGACAAGCCAAGTCCAGGTTGGGGCTGTCTTATGCGAAGAGGGAGGACGGGAAGGAGTCGGTGTTTGGAGACGTGCCTAAAGCGACACTTGTTGAGGTGCAGGTCTTCTGTTGCCCGCAGATTGCAAGCTTGTACTGA